The following proteins are co-located in the Triticum aestivum cultivar Chinese Spring chromosome 1A, IWGSC CS RefSeq v2.1, whole genome shotgun sequence genome:
- the LOC123044378 gene encoding probable alkaline/neutral invertase D yields the protein MARANCAVLLWLLVAVSVKLGRRHIAHNAVELMERRLAKDDFPEYYDGKTGRYIGKQSRKFQPWLVAGYLVAKMLLDDPSNLRVVSLEDDGHTRAASKVSICCTIADDVCLRLLLCSV from the coding sequence ATGGCGCGCGCAAACTGTGCAGTGCTGTTGTGGCTCCTGGTGGCGGTGAGCGTGAAGCTGGGGCGGCGCCACATCGCCCACAACGCGGTGGAGCTGATGGAGAGGCGTCTGGCCAAGGACGACTTCCCCGAGTACTACGACGGCAAGACGGGGCGGTACATCGGGAAGCAGTCGCGCAAGTTCCAGCCGTGGTTGGTGGCGGGCTACCTGGTGGCCAAGATGCTCCTGGACGACCCCTCCAACCTCCGCGTCGTCTCCCTGGAGGACGACGGCCACACCCGAGCAGCATCTAAAGTTAGCATCTGCTGCACTATCGCTGATGATGTTTGTTTAAGGCTGTTGCTTTGCTCTGTGTGA